From the genome of Psychrilyobacter atlanticus DSM 19335, one region includes:
- the tuf gene encoding elongation factor Tu encodes MAKEQFDRSKPHVNIGTIGHVDHGKTTTTAAISKVLSDLGLAKAVDFANIDQAPEERERGITINTAHIEYETANRHYAHVDCPGHADYVKNMITGAAQMDGAILVVSAADGPMPQTREHILLSKQVGVPYIIVYLNKADMVDDEELLELVEMEVRELLTEYGFDGDDSPVVIGSALGALNGEQQWVDKIIELMAAVDSYIPTPERAIDQPFLMPVEDVFTITGRGTVVTGRVERGVVKVGEEIEIVGIKDTIKSTCTGVEMFRKLLDQGQAGDNIGALLRGIKKEDVERGQVLCHPGTINPHTNFTGEVYVLTKEEGGRHTPFFTGYRPQFYFRTTDITGAVHLPEGVEMVMPGDNIEMTVELIHPIAMDEGLRFAIREGGRTVASGVVGNITK; translated from the coding sequence ATGGCAAAAGAGCAATTTGACAGAAGTAAACCACATGTAAATATCGGAACAATAGGTCATGTAGACCATGGAAAGACAACAACGACAGCAGCGATCTCAAAAGTATTATCTGATTTAGGATTAGCTAAAGCAGTAGACTTCGCAAACATCGACCAAGCACCAGAAGAAAGAGAAAGAGGAATCACAATAAACACAGCTCATATCGAATATGAAACTGCAAACAGACATTACGCACATGTAGATTGTCCTGGCCATGCTGACTATGTTAAGAACATGATCACAGGAGCAGCACAAATGGATGGAGCTATCTTAGTAGTTTCAGCAGCAGACGGTCCAATGCCTCAAACAAGAGAGCATATCTTACTTTCTAAGCAAGTAGGAGTACCTTACATCATCGTATACTTAAACAAAGCTGACATGGTAGACGACGAAGAATTATTAGAATTAGTAGAGATGGAAGTAAGAGAATTACTAACTGAATACGGATTCGACGGAGATGACTCTCCAGTAGTAATAGGTTCTGCATTAGGAGCATTAAATGGAGAGCAACAATGGGTAGACAAAATAATTGAATTAATGGCAGCGGTAGATTCATACATACCAACTCCAGAAAGAGCAATTGACCAACCATTCTTAATGCCAGTAGAGGACGTTTTCACTATCACAGGTAGAGGAACAGTAGTAACTGGAAGAGTAGAAAGAGGAGTAGTAAAAGTAGGAGAAGAGATTGAAATCGTAGGAATCAAAGATACAATCAAATCTACTTGTACAGGTGTAGAAATGTTCAGAAAGTTATTAGACCAAGGTCAAGCTGGAGATAACATCGGAGCATTATTAAGAGGAATCAAGAAAGAAGACGTAGAAAGAGGACAAGTTTTATGTCACCCTGGAACAATCAATCCACATACAAACTTCACAGGAGAAGTATATGTATTAACTAAAGAAGAAGGTGGAAGACATACTCCATTCTTCACAGGATACAGACCACAATTCTACTTCAGAACAACTGACATCACTGGTGCAGTACATTTACCTGAAGGAGTAGAAATGGTAATGCCTGGAGACAACATCGAAATGACTGTTGAAT
- a CDS encoding radical SAM protein has translation MYKYIFGPVPSRRLGVSLGVDLVMAKTCNLDCIYCECGSTTKFYNMRDSYIDIDRLIGELEDVLQNLTPDYITFSGSGEPTLNKDLGTIIKKVRKIYSGKIAVITNSSLLNNLDVRESLEEADLIIPSLDAISEDVFKRMNRPIEGLSAINILDGMTEFLSVTKKEVYLEIFIVEGINDGVKELEKFVEYLKDKKITTIQLNTLARPGAVREVKPATIKRLSEIKDYFISSGLKSVEIIKKYTSREELPKYSEKLEKLILNMLTKRKYSIDEMVELLQRNEVELFKYLNILQKEGKVKIVIENDQIYIKS, from the coding sequence GTGTATAAATATATATTTGGACCGGTACCTTCTAGAAGATTAGGAGTTTCTCTAGGTGTGGACTTGGTTATGGCTAAAACATGTAATTTGGATTGTATCTATTGTGAATGTGGATCTACAACTAAATTTTATAATATGAGAGATAGCTATATAGATATAGATAGATTGATAGGGGAACTTGAAGATGTATTACAGAATTTGACTCCCGATTATATAACTTTTTCAGGAAGTGGAGAACCAACATTAAATAAAGATTTAGGTACAATAATCAAAAAAGTAAGAAAGATATATAGTGGTAAAATAGCAGTTATAACTAATTCCAGTCTTCTAAATAATTTAGATGTAAGGGAATCTTTAGAAGAAGCAGATCTAATCATTCCATCTTTAGATGCAATATCAGAAGATGTATTTAAAAGGATGAACAGGCCTATCGAAGGTTTATCTGCTATAAATATCTTAGATGGGATGACTGAATTTTTATCTGTAACTAAAAAAGAGGTGTATCTAGAGATCTTTATAGTAGAGGGAATAAACGATGGCGTGAAGGAGCTAGAAAAATTTGTAGAATATCTCAAAGATAAAAAAATAACTACAATTCAATTGAATACTTTGGCTAGACCTGGAGCTGTACGAGAGGTAAAGCCAGCTACTATAAAAAGGTTGTCTGAAATTAAGGATTATTTTATAAGTTCGGGTTTGAAATCTGTGGAAATTATAAAAAAATATACATCTAGGGAAGAACTTCCCAAATACAGTGAAAAATTGGAAAAACTAATCTTAAATATGCTTACTAAAAGAAAATATAGTATCGATGAGATGGTTGAATTACTCCAAAGAAACGAAGTAGAGTTGTTTAAATATTTAAATATTCTACAAAAAGAAGGTAAGGTAAAAATAGTTATTGAAAATGATCAAATCTATATAAAATCTTAA
- a CDS encoding gluconeogenesis factor YvcK family protein, whose product MKNKPKVVVLGGGTGLSNLLRGLKYFPLDITAIVTVADDGGSSGRLRTEFNIPAPGDIRNVMIALSEFESKGEELLNYRFGGTSDLAGHPIGNLMLTAMINMEGNIVDGIKALNEVLNIKGTVLPATSSSCTLIAEMEDGQIVMGESKIPAVNKKIKKVYFDKKPKAVRETVSAIEQADMVIVGIGSLYTSIMPNLIIEEIRDAVLKSDAHKIYVSNAMEQPGETAGYSVGDHIKAIYSHVGEEFFNSVIVNSKKIPNNILAKYKEQDVKEIKIDLENLKKYSLKIIQEPLIEISENETVRHNPLKLASTIYSLVLGKMKL is encoded by the coding sequence ATGAAAAATAAACCAAAGGTAGTGGTACTAGGTGGTGGAACTGGTCTCTCTAACTTATTGAGAGGGTTAAAATATTTTCCATTAGATATCACTGCTATAGTTACAGTGGCAGATGACGGTGGATCTTCTGGAAGACTCAGAACAGAATTTAATATTCCGGCACCAGGTGACATAAGAAATGTTATGATAGCACTGAGTGAATTTGAAAGTAAGGGAGAGGAACTCCTAAATTATAGATTTGGCGGAACCAGTGATCTGGCCGGCCATCCAATAGGTAATCTTATGCTGACGGCCATGATAAATATGGAAGGTAACATAGTCGATGGAATAAAGGCACTAAATGAAGTGTTGAATATAAAGGGAACGGTATTACCGGCTACTTCTAGCAGCTGTACTCTAATTGCAGAGATGGAAGATGGTCAGATAGTAATGGGAGAATCTAAGATACCTGCTGTCAATAAAAAAATAAAAAAAGTGTATTTTGATAAAAAACCTAAGGCAGTCAGGGAAACTGTATCAGCTATCGAACAGGCCGATATGGTGATAGTTGGGATTGGAAGTCTCTATACAAGTATTATGCCGAATTTAATCATTGAGGAAATAAGAGATGCTGTATTAAAATCAGATGCTCATAAAATATATGTATCCAATGCTATGGAACAGCCTGGAGAAACTGCAGGTTATAGTGTGGGAGACCATATAAAAGCTATATATTCCCATGTGGGAGAAGAATTTTTTAATTCTGTCATAGTAAATAGTAAAAAAATTCCAAATAATATTTTGGCAAAATATAAGGAACAGGATGTTAAGGAGATAAAGATAGATTTGGAAAATCTAAAAAAATATTCTCTTAAAATAATTCAGGAACCACTCATAGAAATAAGTGAAAATGAAACAGTAAGACACAATCCATTGAAATTAGCATCAACTATATATTCATTGGTATTAGGAAAGATGAAACTGTAA
- a CDS encoding L-threonylcarbamoyladenylate synthase — MKKEVVMKKLFESSNLNYEEISNMVADGDLIIYPTDTVYGLGASIEMKESLDRIYEVKERDQKSPLIALLSDKKYVEKVAVINELNRKEIEKLIENFWPGGLTIILDKKRIIPSNMVSNGTSVGVRIPNHKISIKIIESCGGILATTSANISGEPSPRSYEELSEEIKSRVEIVVDDNETPKGVESTIIDMRGTPKILREGHITQIEIEKIIGKMK, encoded by the coding sequence ATAAAAAAAGAGGTAGTTATGAAAAAATTATTTGAAAGCAGTAATTTAAATTATGAAGAAATTTCAAATATGGTAGCTGATGGAGACCTGATAATTTACCCAACCGATACAGTGTATGGATTGGGGGCAAGTATTGAGATGAAAGAATCATTGGATAGGATTTATGAAGTGAAGGAAAGAGATCAAAAATCTCCCTTAATAGCTCTTTTAAGCGATAAAAAATATGTGGAAAAAGTCGCTGTAATAAATGAGCTCAATAGAAAAGAAATAGAAAAATTAATAGAAAATTTTTGGCCCGGTGGCTTGACAATAATTTTAGATAAGAAAAGGATAATCCCCTCTAACATGGTATCTAATGGTACTAGTGTAGGAGTAAGAATCCCAAATCATAAAATATCTATAAAAATTATAGAAAGCTGTGGGGGAATACTAGCTACTACAAGTGCTAATATATCAGGGGAACCTAGCCCTAGATCATATGAAGAACTAAGTGAAGAGATAAAATCTAGAGTAGAGATAGTGGTAGATGATAATGAAACACCTAAAGGGGTAGAGTCAACTATAATCGATATGAGAGGTACTCCTAAGATATTACGAGAGGGTCACATCACACAAATAGAAATAGAAAAAATAATCGGGAAGATGAAATAA
- a CDS encoding ribose-phosphate diphosphokinase, producing MIKNVKDVKIFTGTSNVSLANKIVEHLGVPLGKSEVLRFADGEVLTKINEPVRGCHVFVIQPTTIPVNESLMELLIFIDALKRASAAKITVVMPYYGYARQDRKASPREPITSKLVANLLTTAGATRVMTMDLHANQIQGFFDIPVDHFKALPLLARNFIEHGLKGDDVVVVSPDIGGVKRARELAKWLNCKIAIIDKRRPKPNMSEIMNIIGEVEGKTAIFIDDMIDTAGTITNGAQAIMDMGAVASYACCTHAVFSGPAIERLEASPLKKIIITDSIELPEEKKISKVKILSIDKLFAEGIKRVIEHKSISELFEIKQ from the coding sequence ATGATTAAAAATGTCAAAGATGTAAAGATTTTTACTGGAACATCAAATGTTAGTTTAGCAAATAAAATTGTAGAACATTTAGGAGTACCTTTAGGAAAATCAGAAGTACTTAGATTTGCAGATGGAGAAGTTCTTACTAAGATCAACGAACCAGTTAGAGGTTGTCATGTATTCGTAATTCAACCAACAACAATACCTGTAAATGAATCTTTAATGGAATTATTGATATTTATCGATGCATTAAAGAGAGCTTCAGCGGCTAAAATAACTGTAGTTATGCCATACTATGGATATGCAAGACAAGACAGAAAAGCCAGCCCAAGGGAACCAATCACATCTAAATTAGTTGCAAATTTACTTACAACAGCAGGTGCAACAAGAGTAATGACTATGGATTTACATGCAAACCAAATCCAAGGATTCTTCGATATACCGGTAGACCACTTTAAGGCATTACCTCTTTTAGCGAGAAACTTTATTGAACATGGATTAAAAGGAGATGACGTAGTAGTAGTATCTCCAGACATCGGTGGGGTAAAAAGAGCTAGAGAATTAGCTAAATGGTTAAACTGTAAAATAGCTATAATCGACAAAAGAAGACCAAAACCTAATATGTCAGAAATCATGAATATAATAGGAGAGGTTGAAGGGAAAACAGCTATCTTCATAGATGATATGATCGATACAGCAGGAACTATCACTAATGGAGCACAGGCTATCATGGATATGGGAGCAGTAGCATCTTACGCTTGTTGTACACATGCAGTATTTTCTGGGCCAGCAATAGAAAGATTAGAAGCTTCTCCGCTAAAGAAGATAATCATAACTGATTCTATTGAACTACCTGAAGAAAAGAAAATATCTAAGGTAAAGATTTTATCTATCGATAAATTATTTGCAGAAGGAATAAAAAGAGTAATTGAACATAAGTCAATAAGTGAATTATTTGAAATAAAACAATAA
- the glmU gene encoding bifunctional UDP-N-acetylglucosamine diphosphorylase/glucosamine-1-phosphate N-acetyltransferase GlmU, which produces MKLVSLILAAGKGTRMNSNLPKVVHKVNGIPMVKKIINILDELKVEKNILILGHKKDIVLKNAGEENTYVVQEEQLGTGHAVMMAKDVLKDYDGDVMVVCGDTPLLRSETLKKLYDKHIATKAVTTILTSVYEDPFGYGRIVKKDGLVKAIVEQKEADFEIQAIKEVNAGVYVFNSKKLFESLSKMDNNNAQGEYYLTDVIKIQVEQKEVVESFILEDNEEILGVNSKVQLAQAEKVLRMRKNIALMEEGAILIDPQTTYVEDSVKIGKDTVVYPGAVLCGETVIGENTEIIGNTRIIDSKIGGNVRIESSVIEESIVEDRVTIGPFAHLRPKTHLKEEVHIGNFVETKKCTLEKGVKAGHLTYLGDAEIGEKTNIGAGTITCNYDGVNKHKTVIGKNVFVGSDTELVAPINIGDSAVIGAGSVITKDVPARALAVARGKQFIKKEWTK; this is translated from the coding sequence ATGAAATTAGTTTCACTTATATTAGCGGCAGGAAAAGGTACAAGGATGAATTCTAACTTACCAAAGGTTGTTCACAAAGTTAACGGAATACCAATGGTAAAAAAAATAATTAATATATTAGATGAATTAAAAGTAGAAAAAAACATATTAATATTAGGTCATAAAAAAGACATTGTTTTGAAAAATGCAGGAGAAGAAAATACCTATGTTGTTCAAGAGGAACAGTTAGGTACAGGGCATGCAGTAATGATGGCAAAAGATGTATTAAAGGACTATGATGGAGATGTAATGGTAGTGTGTGGAGATACACCACTATTGAGATCAGAAACACTAAAAAAACTTTATGATAAACATATAGCTACCAAGGCAGTTACAACTATTTTAACATCTGTCTATGAAGATCCTTTTGGATACGGAAGGATAGTAAAAAAAGATGGTCTTGTAAAAGCCATAGTAGAGCAAAAAGAAGCTGATTTTGAAATTCAGGCGATAAAAGAAGTAAATGCAGGTGTATATGTATTTAACAGTAAAAAGTTATTTGAGTCACTATCTAAGATGGATAATAATAATGCCCAAGGGGAATATTATTTGACTGATGTAATAAAAATTCAGGTAGAGCAGAAAGAAGTAGTGGAAAGTTTTATCTTAGAGGATAATGAGGAGATCTTAGGAGTTAACTCTAAAGTTCAGCTGGCTCAAGCAGAAAAAGTACTTAGAATGAGAAAAAACATTGCTCTCATGGAAGAAGGAGCAATTTTAATAGATCCACAGACTACATATGTGGAAGATAGCGTAAAGATAGGTAAAGATACAGTTGTTTATCCAGGAGCAGTTCTTTGTGGAGAAACTGTTATTGGAGAAAATACAGAGATCATAGGAAATACTAGAATAATAGATTCTAAAATAGGCGGAAATGTAAGGATAGAATCTTCAGTAATAGAAGAATCAATAGTAGAAGATAGAGTTACTATAGGACCATTTGCTCATCTAAGACCTAAAACCCACTTAAAAGAAGAGGTACATATAGGAAACTTTGTTGAAACTAAAAAATGTACATTAGAAAAAGGCGTTAAAGCCGGGCATTTGACATATTTAGGAGATGCTGAAATAGGTGAAAAGACCAATATAGGAGCAGGAACCATAACTTGTAACTATGACGGGGTTAATAAACATAAAACAGTAATAGGGAAAAATGTATTTGTCGGAAGTGATACAGAATTAGTAGCACCTATAAATATAGGGGATTCAGCAGTGATAGGAGCAGGATCGGTAATTACTAAGGATGTACCTGCTAGAGCATTAGCAGTGGCTAGAGGAAAGCAGTTTATTAAGAAGGAGTGGACTAAATAA
- a CDS encoding NADH-dependent [FeFe] hydrogenase, group A6 — MELINVIIDGKSIEVPKGATILSAAESLGISIPTLCHLQIGGNGYKNDCASCRICVVEVEGRRNLAPSCATPVHEGMVVKTNTMNVMQKRRTIMELLLSDHPKDCLACSKNGECELQDLAIQLGVREVRFEGEMSTYRSDYSPSIIRDMDKCIMCRRCETMCNDVQTVGALSGVNRGFDSVVAPAFEQNLEDSVCTYCGQCVAVCPVGALHENDHTWKLVKDLADPKKKVIVQVAPAVRVALGEEFGEEPGVNVEGRMVTGLRQLGFDQVFDTNWAADLTIMEEASEFKDRLERFLAGDKDVKLPLLTSCCPAWVKFFEHNYPDMLDVPSSAKSPQQMFGAIAKGIWAKEEGIAREDLIVVSVMPCLAKKYETSRDEFKVDGNPDVDYSISTRELAKLLKQANIDLGILENSEFDNPLGEYTGAGVIFGRTGGVIEAATRTAYEWVTGETLENVDFKALRGFEGFRSATVKVGDLDLNIGIAHGLGEARKMLDMIRAGEANYHAIEIMACKGGCVGGGGQPYHHGDFSIVTKRAEGLQNIDDEKIIRKSHENKFVQSIYENYLDKPLSHKAHKLLHTKYFPKHKI, encoded by the coding sequence ATGGAATTAATAAACGTTATCATAGATGGTAAATCAATAGAAGTTCCCAAGGGAGCAACGATACTTTCCGCTGCAGAATCATTAGGAATTTCTATTCCTACATTATGTCATTTACAAATTGGTGGAAATGGTTATAAAAATGATTGTGCATCATGTAGAATATGTGTTGTAGAGGTTGAAGGAAGAAGAAACTTAGCACCTTCTTGCGCTACACCAGTTCACGAGGGAATGGTAGTAAAAACTAATACAATGAATGTAATGCAAAAAAGAAGAACTATAATGGAATTATTATTATCGGATCACCCTAAGGACTGTTTAGCATGTTCTAAAAATGGAGAGTGTGAGTTACAGGACTTAGCTATTCAATTAGGTGTAAGAGAGGTAAGATTTGAAGGAGAAATGTCAACTTATAGATCTGACTACTCACCTTCTATCATAAGAGATATGGATAAGTGTATCATGTGTAGAAGATGTGAAACTATGTGTAATGATGTTCAGACTGTAGGAGCATTATCAGGAGTAAATAGAGGATTTGATTCAGTAGTTGCACCGGCATTTGAACAAAACTTAGAAGACAGTGTATGTACTTACTGTGGTCAATGTGTAGCTGTATGTCCAGTAGGGGCACTACATGAAAATGATCATACTTGGAAGTTAGTTAAAGACTTAGCTGATCCTAAGAAAAAAGTAATAGTACAAGTTGCACCAGCTGTAAGAGTAGCTTTAGGTGAAGAATTTGGAGAGGAACCAGGAGTAAATGTAGAAGGTAGAATGGTAACAGGACTTAGACAATTAGGATTTGATCAAGTATTCGATACTAACTGGGCTGCTGACCTTACTATAATGGAAGAAGCTTCTGAATTTAAAGATAGATTAGAAAGATTTTTAGCAGGAGATAAAGATGTAAAATTACCATTGTTAACTTCTTGCTGCCCGGCATGGGTAAAGTTCTTCGAGCATAACTATCCTGATATGTTAGATGTACCATCTTCAGCTAAATCACCTCAACAAATGTTTGGTGCAATTGCTAAAGGTATCTGGGCTAAGGAAGAGGGAATTGCAAGGGAAGATCTTATTGTAGTATCTGTAATGCCATGTCTAGCTAAAAAATACGAAACTTCTAGAGATGAATTTAAAGTGGATGGAAATCCAGATGTAGATTATTCAATCTCAACTAGAGAATTAGCTAAGTTATTAAAGCAGGCTAATATAGATCTAGGAATATTAGAAAATTCAGAGTTTGATAATCCATTAGGAGAATACACAGGAGCTGGAGTTATATTCGGTAGAACTGGTGGGGTAATTGAAGCCGCGACTAGAACTGCATATGAATGGGTAACTGGAGAAACTTTAGAAAACGTTGATTTCAAAGCTTTAAGAGGATTTGAAGGATTCAGATCAGCTACTGTAAAAGTAGGAGACTTAGACCTTAATATCGGAATAGCTCATGGTTTAGGAGAAGCTAGAAAGATGTTAGATATGATAAGAGCAGGAGAAGCTAATTATCATGCTATAGAAATAATGGCATGTAAAGGTGGATGCGTAGGTGGAGGGGGACAACCTTACCATCACGGAGATTTCAGTATAGTTACTAAGAGAGCAGAAGGACTTCAAAATATAGATGATGAGAAAATCATAAGAAAATCTCATGAAAATAAATTTGTACAGTCAATCTATGAAAATTATTTAGACAAACCATTGAGTCATAAAGCTCATAAGTTATTACATACTAAATATTTTCCAAAGCATAAAATATAA
- a CDS encoding NADH-quinone oxidoreductase subunit NuoF gives MAYKKHVLICGGTGCLSSKGGAIAENIESLLVEKGMNEEVQVIKTGCFGFCEKGPIVKIVPDNTFYVEVKPEDAGRIVEEDLIKGEKIETLLFRDPVTKKRIEDSDHMEFYKKQKRIALRNCGLIDPENINEYFGNRGYQALGKVLTEMTQQEVIDEMKLSGLRGRGGGGFPTGLKWQFALNNDADQKYVVCNADEGDPGAFMDRSILEGDAHSVIEAMAICGYSTGATKGLVYIRAEYPLAINRLKNAMAQAKEYGMLGDNILNSGFDFDIEIKYGAGAFVCGEETALIHSMEGERGEPTSKPPFPAESGYWGKPTNVNNVETFANIPEIILNGGEWYKGIGTEKSSGTKVFALAGKINNVGLVEVPMGTTLREVIFEIGGGIRNGKKFKAVQTGGPSGGCLTEKDLDVKIDFDSLTAIGSMMGSGGMIVLDEDDCMVAVSKFYLEFTVEESCGKCTPCRIGNKRLLEMLEKITKGNGTMKDLELLKELSETIKDTSLCGLGQTAPNPILSTLNNFWDEYVAHVVDKKCPAGSCEDLLTYSINDKCIGCTACARVCPVNCIAGKVKEMHVIDAEKCIKCGACYDKCKFGAIDRG, from the coding sequence ATGGCTTATAAGAAACATGTCCTAATTTGTGGAGGGACAGGCTGTTTATCATCAAAAGGTGGAGCAATAGCTGAGAATATAGAAAGTTTACTGGTAGAAAAAGGTATGAATGAAGAAGTACAGGTAATCAAAACGGGATGTTTTGGATTTTGTGAAAAAGGACCAATCGTAAAGATCGTTCCTGACAACACATTTTATGTAGAAGTGAAACCTGAGGACGCTGGTAGAATAGTAGAAGAAGATCTGATTAAAGGTGAAAAAATAGAAACTTTATTATTTAGAGACCCTGTTACTAAAAAAAGAATAGAAGATTCTGATCATATGGAATTTTATAAAAAACAAAAAAGAATAGCTCTTAGAAACTGTGGATTAATAGATCCAGAAAATATCAATGAGTATTTTGGAAATAGAGGATACCAGGCATTAGGTAAAGTATTAACAGAGATGACTCAGCAAGAGGTAATCGATGAAATGAAGTTATCTGGTCTCCGTGGAAGAGGGGGAGGAGGATTCCCTACAGGTTTAAAATGGCAATTTGCATTAAATAATGATGCGGATCAAAAATATGTAGTATGTAATGCTGATGAGGGAGATCCCGGAGCATTTATGGATAGATCTATCCTAGAAGGAGATGCCCACTCTGTAATCGAAGCAATGGCAATTTGTGGATATTCTACTGGTGCAACTAAAGGATTGGTTTATATAAGAGCTGAATATCCATTAGCTATAAACAGATTGAAAAACGCAATGGCTCAAGCTAAAGAATATGGGATGTTAGGGGATAATATCTTAAATTCAGGATTTGATTTTGATATCGAGATTAAATATGGAGCTGGAGCATTTGTATGTGGTGAAGAGACTGCTCTTATTCATTCAATGGAAGGAGAAAGAGGAGAACCTACTTCAAAACCTCCATTCCCAGCTGAATCTGGATACTGGGGAAAACCAACAAATGTAAACAATGTAGAGACTTTTGCTAATATTCCAGAGATCATCTTAAATGGTGGAGAATGGTATAAAGGTATAGGAACAGAAAAATCATCTGGAACTAAGGTATTTGCTTTAGCAGGAAAAATAAATAATGTAGGTTTAGTAGAAGTACCTATGGGAACTACCCTTAGAGAGGTAATCTTTGAGATTGGTGGCGGAATTAGAAATGGAAAGAAATTTAAAGCTGTTCAAACAGGAGGACCATCTGGTGGATGTCTTACTGAAAAAGATTTAGATGTTAAAATTGATTTTGATTCATTGACAGCTATCGGATCGATGATGGGATCTGGTGGAATGATTGTACTAGATGAAGATGACTGTATGGTTGCTGTATCTAAGTTCTATTTAGAATTTACAGTAGAAGAATCTTGTGGAAAATGTACACCATGTAGAATTGGAAACAAGAGGTTATTAGAGATGTTGGAAAAAATAACTAAAGGAAATGGAACTATGAAAGACCTTGAGTTATTAAAAGAATTATCTGAAACTATAAAGGATACATCATTATGTGGATTAGGTCAAACTGCTCCTAACCCTATCCTTTCAACTTTAAATAATTTCTGGGATGAATATGTAGCCCATGTAGTAGATAAAAAATGTCCAGCAGGATCATGTGAAGATCTATTGACTTATTCAATCAACGACAAGTGTATCGGATGTACAGCATGTGCTAGAGTATGCCCGGTTAATTGTATTGCAGGAAAGGTTAAAGAGATGCATGTAATCGATGCTGAAAAATGTATCAAGTGTGGAGCTTGTTATGATAAATGTAAATTTGGAGCGATAGATAGAGGGTAA